The following coding sequences lie in one Arachis ipaensis cultivar K30076 chromosome B05, Araip1.1, whole genome shotgun sequence genomic window:
- the LOC107642466 gene encoding serine/threonine-protein kinase/endoribonuclease IRE1a isoform X3, protein MSEDGAVVLGSKRTTVFEVDAKTGRLVRSYTTAAFDDSSAAGWSDDRKNVTTDIGTSSSELADPAQLNPPDFLLKIFRTDYLLQSVGPGSGMVLWTMKVAEFKAVLHCQHDEYPSDRVSFEAGGQYAFDSGLRFAMPYACHDRKLKDVYRQRKNFLLEHGNPERLSEGYKECDMLPTPSSELMLPLQPNKNRVPHGPNSKMMHSGDVLNHLPALPPKINYDNNDHAVMLYQFPMDMAGPGKIDVSKGIEWSTSALILFIGFILCVLIFCFCLRKKRVQKDQNIEAILKNHSSKKKRARKSGRNAIVVDKQDRNSLPAEEDILTNNVDGRKIGKLIVLNKEIAKGSNGTIVLEGIYEGREVAVKRLVQAHHDVASKEIQNLIASDCHPNIVRWYGVEYDNDFVYLALERCICNLDDLIQNYSDISENPVHSKDQGSKIVIKAQVETGKDDVQYLWKANGHPSSLLLKLMRDVVSGLAHLHELGIIHRDLKPQNVLITKERSLCAKLSDMGISKRLLEDMSTLGHSVTGCGSSGWQAPEQLVQGRQSRALDLFSLGCVLFFCMTGGRHPFGERLERDVNILKNRKDLFLIESIPEAEDLISRLLNPDPNLRPKAIEVLHHPLFWSSEMRLSFLRDASDRVELEDRETDSDLLRTLESIAPMALGAKWDEKMEPAFITNIGRYRRYKYDSVRDLLRVMRNKLNHYRELPQEIQELVGSVPEGFNDYFASRFPRLLIEVYRVIYEYCKDDECFRRFREAMEQLQRHG, encoded by the exons ATGTCAGAAGATGGGGCAGTTGTTCTTGGATCCAAAAGAACAACTGTCTTTGAAGTTGATGCTAAAACCGGAAGGCTTGTAAGAAGTTATACCACTGCAGCCTTTGATGATTCGTCCGCCGCCGGGTGGAGTGATGACAGGAAGAATGTGACTACTGACATTGGTACAAGCAGTAGTGAGCTTGCTGATCCTGCGCAGCTTAATCCGCCGGATTTTTTACTCAAGATATTTAGGACTGATTATCTTTTGCAATCTGTTGGTCCTGGATCTGGAATGGTTTTGTGGACCATGAAAGTAGCTGAATTTAAGGCTGTATTACATTGCCAACATGATGAGTATCCATCTGACAGGGTGTCATTCGAGGCAGGAGGTCAATATGCTTTCGACAGTGGCTTACGTTTTGCTATGCCGTATGCATGTCATGACAGAAAACTAAAAGATGTCTATCGCCAAAGGAAGAATTTTCTGCTAGAACATGGTAACCCTGAAAGATTATCCGAGGGTTATAAAGAGTGTGATATGCTCCCAACCCCTTCTTCAGAACTGATGCTTCCATTGCAACCTAATAAAAATAGGGTTCCCCATGGTCCTAATAGTAAAATGATGCATTCTGGGGACGTGCTAAATCATTTGCCTGCTTTGCCACCGAAAATCAACTATGATAATAATGATCATGCAGTAATGCTCTACCAGTTTCCTATGGATATGGCTGGACCTGGTAAAATTGATGTGAGCAAGGGGATTGAATGGTCAACATCAGCTCTTATATTGTTTATAGGATTTATTCTCTGCGTTTTGATCTTCTGCTTCTGCCTTAGGAAAAAGAGAGTGCAGAAGGACCAAAACATTGAGgcaattttaaaaaatcattctTCTAAGAAAAAGAGAGCACGTAAGTCTGGAAGGAATGCCATCGTTGTTGACAAACAGGATAGGAATTCATTGCCAGCTGAGGAGGATATATTGACAAATAATGTTGATGGACGGAAGATTGGTAAACTAATTGTACTAAACAAAGAAATTGCTAAGGGTAGTAATGGTACCATTGTTCTGGAGGGGATATATGAAGGTCGGGAAGTTGCTGTCAAACGTCTTGTTCAAGCTCATCATGATGTAGCCAGCAAAGAAATCCAAAACCTTATTGCATCTGATTGCCATCCAAACATTGTTCGATGGTATGGGGTCGAATATGATAATGATTTTGTTTATCTTGCTTTGGAGCGTTGTATATGCAACTTGgatgatttgattcaaaattaCTCTGATATATCAGAAAACCCAGTGCATAGCAAGGATCAAGGTTCTAAGATTGTTATAAAGGCTCAGGTGGAGACAGGGAAGGATGATGTGCAATATCTTTGGAAAGCAAATGGCCATCCATCATCGCTATTACTTAAACTAATGAG GGATGTAGTTTCTGGGCTTGCTCATTTGCATGAACTAGGAATAATACACCGGGATTTGAAACCCCAAAATGTTTTGATAACCAAAGAAAGATCACTATGTGCAAAGCTTTCTGATATGGGAATTAGCAAACGCCTTCTTGAAGATATGTCTACGTTGGGTCATAGTGTTACTG GATGTGGGAGTTCAGGGTGGCAGGCACCAGAGCAGCTTGTTCAAGGACGCCAATCACGAGCTTTAGATTTGTTTAGTTTGGGATGTGTCCTATTTTTCTGTATGACTGGGGGAAGACATCCATTTGGAGAGCGCCTTGAGCGTGATGTTAATATTCTAAAAAATCGAAAGGATCTCTTTTTAATAGAGTCCATTCCAGAGGCAGAGGACCTTATCTCTCGTTTATTAAACCCTGATCCGAATTTAAG GCCAAAGGCGATTGAAGTGTTGCACCATCCTCTTTTCTGGAGTTCTGAGATGAGACTTTCATTTCTTCGAGACGCCAGTGATAGGGTGGAACTTGAGGACAGAGAGACTGATTCTGATCTTCTTAGGACATTAGAAAGCATTGCTCCAATGGCTTTAGGTGCAAAATGGGACGAAAAGATGGAACCGGCTTTCATTACTAATATTGGTCGTTACAGAAGATATAAATATGACAGTGTTCGAGACTTATTAAGGGTCATGAGAAACAAGCTAAATCATTATAGAGAATTACCTCAAGAAATTCAG GAACTTGTAGGATCTGTTCCAGAAGGATTCAATGACTATTTTGCAAGTCGGTTCCCAAGGCTCTTGATTGAAGTATACAGAGTTATATACGAATATTGCAAGGATGATGAATGTTTTCGAAG GTTCAGAGAGGCCATGGAACAATTACAACGACATGGTTAA
- the LOC107642466 gene encoding serine/threonine-protein kinase/endoribonuclease IRE1a isoform X1 — MKICLFIFPFFVLSILAPQISFSDSHASQLSLLHHHTNRQPATGLIAALDGTLYLLDTDSGRVIWSFSTGSPIYHSYQAPLNSANESGLIECGDDWELILHHNHFGKTRLSESIADYVADTPVMSEDGAVVLGSKRTTVFEVDAKTGRLVRSYTTAAFDDSSAAGWSDDRKNVTTDIGTSSSELADPAQLNPPDFLLKIFRTDYLLQSVGPGSGMVLWTMKVAEFKAVLHCQHDEYPSDRVSFEAGGQYAFDSGLRFAMPYACHDRKLKDVYRQRKNFLLEHGNPERLSEGYKECDMLPTPSSELMLPLQPNKNRVPHGPNSKMMHSGDVLNHLPALPPKINYDNNDHAVMLYQFPMDMAGPGKIDVSKGIEWSTSALILFIGFILCVLIFCFCLRKKRVQKDQNIEAILKNHSSKKKRARKSGRNAIVVDKQDRNSLPAEEDILTNNVDGRKIGKLIVLNKEIAKGSNGTIVLEGIYEGREVAVKRLVQAHHDVASKEIQNLIASDCHPNIVRWYGVEYDNDFVYLALERCICNLDDLIQNYSDISENPVHSKDQGSKIVIKAQVETGKDDVQYLWKANGHPSSLLLKLMRDVVSGLAHLHELGIIHRDLKPQNVLITKERSLCAKLSDMGISKRLLEDMSTLGHSVTGCGSSGWQAPEQLVQGRQSRALDLFSLGCVLFFCMTGGRHPFGERLERDVNILKNRKDLFLIESIPEAEDLISRLLNPDPNLRPKAIEVLHHPLFWSSEMRLSFLRDASDRVELEDRETDSDLLRTLESIAPMALGAKWDEKMEPAFITNIGRYRRYKYDSVRDLLRVMRNKLNHYRELPQEIQELVGSVPEGFNDYFASRFPRLLIEVYRVIYEYCKDDECFRRFREAMEQLQRHG, encoded by the exons ATGAAAATTTGTCTCTTCATCTTCCCTTTCTTCGTGTTGTCGATTCTTGCACCTCAAATATCCTTCTCAGATTCACACGCCTCTCAGCTCTCTCTTCTCCACCACCATACCAACCGTCAACCTGCTACGGGCCTCATTGCAGCCCTAGATGGCACTCTCTATCTGCTCGACACTGATTCCGGCAGGGTAATTTGGTCATTCTCCACTGGTTCCCCCATCTACCATTCCTACCAGGCACCTCTCAATTCCGCCAATGAATCTGGACTCATCGAATGCGGTGATGATTGGGAACTCATCCTTCATCACAACCACTTTGGTAAAACG AGGCTCTCGGAATCTATTGCTGATTATGTTGCGGATACGCCTGTTATGTCAGAAGATGGGGCAGTTGTTCTTGGATCCAAAAGAACAACTGTCTTTGAAGTTGATGCTAAAACCGGAAGGCTTGTAAGAAGTTATACCACTGCAGCCTTTGATGATTCGTCCGCCGCCGGGTGGAGTGATGACAGGAAGAATGTGACTACTGACATTGGTACAAGCAGTAGTGAGCTTGCTGATCCTGCGCAGCTTAATCCGCCGGATTTTTTACTCAAGATATTTAGGACTGATTATCTTTTGCAATCTGTTGGTCCTGGATCTGGAATGGTTTTGTGGACCATGAAAGTAGCTGAATTTAAGGCTGTATTACATTGCCAACATGATGAGTATCCATCTGACAGGGTGTCATTCGAGGCAGGAGGTCAATATGCTTTCGACAGTGGCTTACGTTTTGCTATGCCGTATGCATGTCATGACAGAAAACTAAAAGATGTCTATCGCCAAAGGAAGAATTTTCTGCTAGAACATGGTAACCCTGAAAGATTATCCGAGGGTTATAAAGAGTGTGATATGCTCCCAACCCCTTCTTCAGAACTGATGCTTCCATTGCAACCTAATAAAAATAGGGTTCCCCATGGTCCTAATAGTAAAATGATGCATTCTGGGGACGTGCTAAATCATTTGCCTGCTTTGCCACCGAAAATCAACTATGATAATAATGATCATGCAGTAATGCTCTACCAGTTTCCTATGGATATGGCTGGACCTGGTAAAATTGATGTGAGCAAGGGGATTGAATGGTCAACATCAGCTCTTATATTGTTTATAGGATTTATTCTCTGCGTTTTGATCTTCTGCTTCTGCCTTAGGAAAAAGAGAGTGCAGAAGGACCAAAACATTGAGgcaattttaaaaaatcattctTCTAAGAAAAAGAGAGCACGTAAGTCTGGAAGGAATGCCATCGTTGTTGACAAACAGGATAGGAATTCATTGCCAGCTGAGGAGGATATATTGACAAATAATGTTGATGGACGGAAGATTGGTAAACTAATTGTACTAAACAAAGAAATTGCTAAGGGTAGTAATGGTACCATTGTTCTGGAGGGGATATATGAAGGTCGGGAAGTTGCTGTCAAACGTCTTGTTCAAGCTCATCATGATGTAGCCAGCAAAGAAATCCAAAACCTTATTGCATCTGATTGCCATCCAAACATTGTTCGATGGTATGGGGTCGAATATGATAATGATTTTGTTTATCTTGCTTTGGAGCGTTGTATATGCAACTTGgatgatttgattcaaaattaCTCTGATATATCAGAAAACCCAGTGCATAGCAAGGATCAAGGTTCTAAGATTGTTATAAAGGCTCAGGTGGAGACAGGGAAGGATGATGTGCAATATCTTTGGAAAGCAAATGGCCATCCATCATCGCTATTACTTAAACTAATGAG GGATGTAGTTTCTGGGCTTGCTCATTTGCATGAACTAGGAATAATACACCGGGATTTGAAACCCCAAAATGTTTTGATAACCAAAGAAAGATCACTATGTGCAAAGCTTTCTGATATGGGAATTAGCAAACGCCTTCTTGAAGATATGTCTACGTTGGGTCATAGTGTTACTG GATGTGGGAGTTCAGGGTGGCAGGCACCAGAGCAGCTTGTTCAAGGACGCCAATCACGAGCTTTAGATTTGTTTAGTTTGGGATGTGTCCTATTTTTCTGTATGACTGGGGGAAGACATCCATTTGGAGAGCGCCTTGAGCGTGATGTTAATATTCTAAAAAATCGAAAGGATCTCTTTTTAATAGAGTCCATTCCAGAGGCAGAGGACCTTATCTCTCGTTTATTAAACCCTGATCCGAATTTAAG GCCAAAGGCGATTGAAGTGTTGCACCATCCTCTTTTCTGGAGTTCTGAGATGAGACTTTCATTTCTTCGAGACGCCAGTGATAGGGTGGAACTTGAGGACAGAGAGACTGATTCTGATCTTCTTAGGACATTAGAAAGCATTGCTCCAATGGCTTTAGGTGCAAAATGGGACGAAAAGATGGAACCGGCTTTCATTACTAATATTGGTCGTTACAGAAGATATAAATATGACAGTGTTCGAGACTTATTAAGGGTCATGAGAAACAAGCTAAATCATTATAGAGAATTACCTCAAGAAATTCAG GAACTTGTAGGATCTGTTCCAGAAGGATTCAATGACTATTTTGCAAGTCGGTTCCCAAGGCTCTTGATTGAAGTATACAGAGTTATATACGAATATTGCAAGGATGATGAATGTTTTCGAAG GTTCAGAGAGGCCATGGAACAATTACAACGACATGGTTAA
- the LOC107642466 gene encoding serine/threonine-protein kinase/endoribonuclease IRE1a isoform X2, producing the protein MKICLFIFPFFVLSILAPQISFSDSHASQLSLLHHHTNRQPATGLIAALDGTLYLLDTDSGRVIWSFSTGSPIYHSYQAPLNSANESGLIECGDDWELILHHNHFGKTRLSESIADYVADTPVMSEDGAVVLGSKRTTVFEVDAKTGRLVRSYTTAAFDDSSAAGWSDDRKNVTTDIGTSSSELADPAQLNPPDFLLKIFRTDYLLQSVGPGSGMVLWTMKVAEFKAVLHCQHDEYPSDRVSFEAGGQYAFDSGLRFAMPYACHDRKLKDVYRQRKNFLLEHGNPERLSEGYKECDMLPTPSSELMLPLQPNKNRVPHGPNSKMMHSGDVLNHLPALPPKINYDNNDHAVMLYQFPMDMAGPGKIDVSKGIEWSTSALILFIGFILCVLIFCFCLRKKRVQKDQNIEAILKNHSSKKKRARKSGRNAIVVDKQDRNSLPAEEDILTNNVDGRKIGKLIVLNKEIAKGSNGTIVLEGIYEGREVAVKRLVQAHHDVASKEIQNLIASDCHPNIVRWYGVEYDNDFVYLALERCICNLDDLIQNYSDISENPVHSKDQGSKIVIKAQVETGKDDVQYLWKANGHPSSLLLKLMRDVVSGLAHLHELGIIHRDLKPQNVLITKERSLCAKLSDMGISKRLLEDMSTLGHSVTGCGSSGWQAPEQLVQGRQSRALDLFSLGCVLFFCMTGGRHPFGERLERDVNILKNRKDLFLIESIPEAEDLISRLLNPDPNLRPKAIEVLHHPLFWSSEMRLSFLRDASDRVELEDRETDSDLLRTLESIAPMALGAKWDEKMEPAFITNIGRYRRYKYDSVRDLLRVMRNKLNHYRELPQEIQELVGSVPEGFNDYFASRFPRLLIEVYRVIYEYCKDDECFRRYFRDN; encoded by the exons ATGAAAATTTGTCTCTTCATCTTCCCTTTCTTCGTGTTGTCGATTCTTGCACCTCAAATATCCTTCTCAGATTCACACGCCTCTCAGCTCTCTCTTCTCCACCACCATACCAACCGTCAACCTGCTACGGGCCTCATTGCAGCCCTAGATGGCACTCTCTATCTGCTCGACACTGATTCCGGCAGGGTAATTTGGTCATTCTCCACTGGTTCCCCCATCTACCATTCCTACCAGGCACCTCTCAATTCCGCCAATGAATCTGGACTCATCGAATGCGGTGATGATTGGGAACTCATCCTTCATCACAACCACTTTGGTAAAACG AGGCTCTCGGAATCTATTGCTGATTATGTTGCGGATACGCCTGTTATGTCAGAAGATGGGGCAGTTGTTCTTGGATCCAAAAGAACAACTGTCTTTGAAGTTGATGCTAAAACCGGAAGGCTTGTAAGAAGTTATACCACTGCAGCCTTTGATGATTCGTCCGCCGCCGGGTGGAGTGATGACAGGAAGAATGTGACTACTGACATTGGTACAAGCAGTAGTGAGCTTGCTGATCCTGCGCAGCTTAATCCGCCGGATTTTTTACTCAAGATATTTAGGACTGATTATCTTTTGCAATCTGTTGGTCCTGGATCTGGAATGGTTTTGTGGACCATGAAAGTAGCTGAATTTAAGGCTGTATTACATTGCCAACATGATGAGTATCCATCTGACAGGGTGTCATTCGAGGCAGGAGGTCAATATGCTTTCGACAGTGGCTTACGTTTTGCTATGCCGTATGCATGTCATGACAGAAAACTAAAAGATGTCTATCGCCAAAGGAAGAATTTTCTGCTAGAACATGGTAACCCTGAAAGATTATCCGAGGGTTATAAAGAGTGTGATATGCTCCCAACCCCTTCTTCAGAACTGATGCTTCCATTGCAACCTAATAAAAATAGGGTTCCCCATGGTCCTAATAGTAAAATGATGCATTCTGGGGACGTGCTAAATCATTTGCCTGCTTTGCCACCGAAAATCAACTATGATAATAATGATCATGCAGTAATGCTCTACCAGTTTCCTATGGATATGGCTGGACCTGGTAAAATTGATGTGAGCAAGGGGATTGAATGGTCAACATCAGCTCTTATATTGTTTATAGGATTTATTCTCTGCGTTTTGATCTTCTGCTTCTGCCTTAGGAAAAAGAGAGTGCAGAAGGACCAAAACATTGAGgcaattttaaaaaatcattctTCTAAGAAAAAGAGAGCACGTAAGTCTGGAAGGAATGCCATCGTTGTTGACAAACAGGATAGGAATTCATTGCCAGCTGAGGAGGATATATTGACAAATAATGTTGATGGACGGAAGATTGGTAAACTAATTGTACTAAACAAAGAAATTGCTAAGGGTAGTAATGGTACCATTGTTCTGGAGGGGATATATGAAGGTCGGGAAGTTGCTGTCAAACGTCTTGTTCAAGCTCATCATGATGTAGCCAGCAAAGAAATCCAAAACCTTATTGCATCTGATTGCCATCCAAACATTGTTCGATGGTATGGGGTCGAATATGATAATGATTTTGTTTATCTTGCTTTGGAGCGTTGTATATGCAACTTGgatgatttgattcaaaattaCTCTGATATATCAGAAAACCCAGTGCATAGCAAGGATCAAGGTTCTAAGATTGTTATAAAGGCTCAGGTGGAGACAGGGAAGGATGATGTGCAATATCTTTGGAAAGCAAATGGCCATCCATCATCGCTATTACTTAAACTAATGAG GGATGTAGTTTCTGGGCTTGCTCATTTGCATGAACTAGGAATAATACACCGGGATTTGAAACCCCAAAATGTTTTGATAACCAAAGAAAGATCACTATGTGCAAAGCTTTCTGATATGGGAATTAGCAAACGCCTTCTTGAAGATATGTCTACGTTGGGTCATAGTGTTACTG GATGTGGGAGTTCAGGGTGGCAGGCACCAGAGCAGCTTGTTCAAGGACGCCAATCACGAGCTTTAGATTTGTTTAGTTTGGGATGTGTCCTATTTTTCTGTATGACTGGGGGAAGACATCCATTTGGAGAGCGCCTTGAGCGTGATGTTAATATTCTAAAAAATCGAAAGGATCTCTTTTTAATAGAGTCCATTCCAGAGGCAGAGGACCTTATCTCTCGTTTATTAAACCCTGATCCGAATTTAAG GCCAAAGGCGATTGAAGTGTTGCACCATCCTCTTTTCTGGAGTTCTGAGATGAGACTTTCATTTCTTCGAGACGCCAGTGATAGGGTGGAACTTGAGGACAGAGAGACTGATTCTGATCTTCTTAGGACATTAGAAAGCATTGCTCCAATGGCTTTAGGTGCAAAATGGGACGAAAAGATGGAACCGGCTTTCATTACTAATATTGGTCGTTACAGAAGATATAAATATGACAGTGTTCGAGACTTATTAAGGGTCATGAGAAACAAGCTAAATCATTATAGAGAATTACCTCAAGAAATTCAG GAACTTGTAGGATCTGTTCCAGAAGGATTCAATGACTATTTTGCAAGTCGGTTCCCAAGGCTCTTGATTGAAGTATACAGAGTTATATACGAATATTGCAAGGATGATGAATGTTTTCGAAGGTATTTTAGAGACAATTAG
- the LOC107642469 gene encoding protein PIN-LIKES 7, whose amino-acid sequence MGFLDLLVVASMPVIQVLLISGLGALMATQYFDNLLSPNFRKSLNKVVFLVFTPSLVFSSFAKSVTLEDMISWWFMPVNVGLTFLIGGIIGWILVKLLKPNLKVEGLIIAACSSGNMGNLPLVIVPAICNESGGPFGEKEICHNNALSYASFSMALGGIFIWTYTYRTIRSRAMKFKALEAADLIIKVPNNGLDSNAETALLKGHNNENVAVEVPPPLSDYVGDFENQNVVDHDHTSVKGKESFWHKMTEFLSELVAELMSPPAIATFVGFIFGAVTWLRNLIIGDNAPFRVIQDSLQLLGNGTIPCITLLLGSNLTQGFKSTSVKPLTLFCIIIARLFLLPVIGLFIVKAAANFGFLPVDPLFQYILVMQYAMPPAMNISTMAQLFDVGNEECSVILLWTYGAAAIALTAWSTFLLWVLA is encoded by the exons ATGGGGTTCTTGGATCTGTTGGTGGTGGCTTCAATGCCAGTTATTCAGGTTCTACTAATCAGTGGATTAGGAGCACTCATGGCAACTCAGTATTTTGATAATCTTCTTTCTCCAAACTTCAGGAAATCATTGAATAAG GTTGTGTTCCTTGTGTTCACTCCTTCACTTGTGTTTTCAAGTTTTGCCAAGAGTGTTACACTTGAAGATATGATATCATG GTGGTTTATGCCTGTTAATGTTGGACTTACATTCTTAATTGGAGGCATCATAGGATGGATACTTGTGAAATTACTCAAGCCTAATCTCAAAGTAGAAGGCCTTATTATTGCTGCATGTTCATCAG GAAATATGGGAAACCTTCCTCTTGTGATTGTACCTGCTATCTGTAACGAGAGTGGAGGTCCATTTGGTGAAAAGGAAATTTGTCACAACAATGCACTCTCTTATGCATCTTTCTCTATGGCG CTTGGTGGCATATTCATATGGACCTATACTTATAGGACCATAAGAAGCAGAGCAATGAAATTCAAGGCACTTGAGGCTGCTGATCTTATCATAAAGGTACCCAACAATGGTCTTGATTCCAATGCAGAAACTGCTCTTCTCAAGGGACACAACAATGAGAATGTAGCCGTAGAAGTGCCGCCGCCGCTGTCCGATTATGTTGGAGACTTTGAAAATCAAAAT GTTGTAGACCATGATCATACTAGTGTGAAAGGAAAAGAATCATTTTGGCATAAAATGACAGAATTTCTGAGTGAACTTGTGGCAGAACTAATGTCACCCCCAGCAATAGCTACA TTCGTTGGTTTCATCTTTGGTGCTGTTACATGGCTAAGGAACTTAATAATAGGAGACAATGCTCCATTTAGGGTGATCCAAGATTCTCTTCAATTATTGGG GAATGGGACAATTCCTTGCATCACTCTTTTGCTTGGTAGTAACCTCACTCAAG GGTTTAAATCAACAAGTGTGAAGCCATTGACCTTGTTCTGCATCATCATTGCTAGACTTTTCTTGCTTCCTGTTATTGGTTTGTTCATCGTCAAGGCGGCAGCGAATTTCGGCTTCCTCCCGGTGGATCCTTTGTTTCAGTACATCCTAGTGATGCAGTATGCCATGCCACCAGCAATGAATATCA GTACCATGGCTCAGTTGTTTGATGTAGGAAACGAAGAGTGTTCAGTTATCCTACTGTGGACATATGGTGCTGCAGCCATAGCACTCACAGCTTGGTCAACATTTCTCTTGTGGGTCTTGGCTTAA